The proteins below come from a single Streptomyces tubercidicus genomic window:
- the treS gene encoding maltose alpha-D-glucosyltransferase, which yields MIVNEPVPDTFEDTPAKDRDPDWFKRAVFYEVLVRSFQDSNGDGIGDLKGITAKLDYLQWLGVDCLWLPPFFKSPLRDGGYDVADYTAVLPEFGDLADFVEFVDAAHHRGMRVIIDMVMNHTSDQHPWFQESRTDPEGPYGDYYVWADDDKQYADARIIFVDTEASNWTFDPVRKQYYWHRFFSHQPDLNYENPAVQEEMISALRFWLDLGIDGFRLDAVPYLYAEEGTNCENLPASHAFLKRVRAEIDAHYPDTVLLAEANQWPEDVVDYFGDYGVGGDECHMAFHFPVMPRIFMAVRRESRYPVSEILAKTPAIPSGCQWGIFLRNHDELTLEMVTDEERDYMYAEYAKDPRMRANIGIRRRLAPLLDNDRNQIELFTALLLSLPGSPILYYGDEIGMGDNIWLGDRDAVRTPMQWTPDRNAGFSSCDPGRLFLPTIMDPVHGYQVTNVEAAMSSPSSLLHWTRRMIEIRKQNPAFGLGSYTELSSTNPAVLAFLREAPGTGGADDDLVLCVHNFSRFAQPTELDLRSFSGRHPVELIGGVRFPAIGELPYLLTLAGHGFYWFRLRRNSG from the coding sequence TTGATCGTCAATGAGCCTGTCCCCGACACGTTCGAGGACACCCCGGCGAAGGACCGCGATCCCGACTGGTTCAAACGGGCCGTTTTCTACGAAGTCCTGGTGCGTTCCTTCCAGGACAGCAACGGCGACGGCATCGGCGACCTCAAGGGCATCACGGCCAAGCTCGACTATCTGCAATGGCTGGGGGTGGACTGCCTCTGGCTGCCGCCGTTCTTCAAATCCCCGCTGCGGGACGGCGGTTACGATGTCGCCGACTACACCGCGGTGCTCCCCGAATTCGGCGATCTGGCCGACTTCGTGGAATTCGTGGACGCCGCACACCACCGCGGTATGCGGGTCATCATCGATATGGTGATGAACCACACCAGCGACCAGCACCCGTGGTTCCAGGAGTCGCGCACCGACCCCGAGGGGCCGTACGGCGACTACTACGTCTGGGCCGACGACGACAAGCAGTACGCCGACGCGCGCATCATCTTCGTCGACACCGAGGCCTCCAACTGGACCTTCGACCCGGTCCGCAAGCAGTACTACTGGCACCGCTTCTTCTCCCACCAGCCGGATCTCAACTACGAGAACCCGGCGGTCCAGGAGGAGATGATCTCCGCGCTGCGCTTCTGGCTCGACCTGGGGATCGACGGTTTCCGGCTGGACGCGGTGCCGTACCTCTACGCCGAGGAGGGCACCAACTGCGAGAATCTGCCCGCCTCGCACGCCTTTCTCAAGCGGGTCCGCGCGGAGATCGACGCGCATTACCCGGACACCGTGCTGCTGGCCGAGGCCAACCAATGGCCGGAGGACGTCGTCGACTACTTCGGCGATTACGGCGTCGGCGGCGACGAATGCCATATGGCCTTCCACTTCCCGGTCATGCCGCGCATCTTCATGGCGGTACGGCGCGAATCGCGCTATCCGGTCTCGGAAATCCTCGCCAAGACCCCGGCGATTCCGTCCGGCTGCCAGTGGGGCATCTTCCTGCGCAACCACGACGAGCTGACCCTCGAAATGGTCACGGACGAAGAGCGCGACTACATGTACGCGGAGTACGCCAAGGACCCGCGGATGCGGGCCAATATCGGTATCCGCCGCCGACTGGCCCCGCTACTCGACAACGACCGCAATCAGATCGAGCTGTTCACGGCCCTGCTGCTGTCCCTGCCGGGGTCGCCGATTCTCTATTACGGCGACGAGATCGGCATGGGCGACAACATCTGGCTCGGCGACCGGGACGCGGTGCGCACCCCGATGCAGTGGACGCCGGACCGCAACGCCGGCTTCTCCTCCTGCGACCCGGGCCGGCTCTTCCTGCCGACCATCATGGACCCCGTCCACGGCTACCAGGTCACCAATGTCGAGGCCGCGATGAGTTCGCCGTCCTCGCTGCTGCACTGGACCCGGCGGATGATCGAGATCCGGAAGCAGAATCCGGCGTTCGGGCTCGGCAGCTATACCGAGCTGTCCTCCACGAACCCGGCGGTGCTGGCCTTCCTGCGGGAGGCGCCGGGCACCGGCGGCGCGGACGACGACCTGGTGCTGTGCGTGCACAACTTCTCGCGCTTCGCCCAGCCCACCGAACTGGACCTGCGGTCCTTCAGCGGCCGCCATCCGGTGGAGCTGATCGGCGGGGTCCGCTTCCCCGCCATCGGGGAGCTGCCGTATCTGCTGACCCTCGCCGGGCACGGGTTCTACTGGTTCCGGCTGCGCAGAAATTCCGGTTAG
- a CDS encoding ABC transporter ATP-binding protein, which yields MSHAAAYPGFPGSPASTRATAAVAARATDLSKVYGQGETRVVALDSVSVEFAKGRFTAIMGPSGSGKSTLMHCMAGLDTISSGSAVIGDVELASLKDKELTRLRRDKIGFIFQAFNLLPTLTAQENITLPMDIAGRKPDREWVGRVIETVGLSGRLSHRPAQLSGGQQQRVAVARALAAQPEIIFADEPTGNLDSRSGAEVLGFLRESVRAMQQTVVMVTHDPVAAGYADRVVFLADGHIVEELHEPTADTVLDRMRLFEAKGRTS from the coding sequence GTGTCCCACGCGGCCGCTTACCCGGGCTTCCCCGGTTCCCCCGCCTCCACCCGCGCCACCGCTGCCGTCGCCGCCCGCGCCACAGATCTCAGCAAGGTCTACGGCCAGGGGGAGACCCGTGTGGTCGCGCTGGACTCCGTCTCGGTCGAGTTCGCCAAGGGCCGGTTCACCGCCATCATGGGGCCCTCCGGCTCCGGCAAGTCGACGCTGATGCACTGCATGGCGGGGCTGGACACGATCTCCTCCGGCTCGGCCGTGATCGGCGATGTGGAGCTGGCGTCGCTGAAGGACAAGGAGCTGACGCGGCTGCGCCGGGACAAGATCGGCTTCATCTTCCAGGCGTTCAATCTGCTGCCGACGCTGACCGCGCAGGAGAACATCACGCTGCCGATGGACATCGCGGGCCGTAAGCCGGACCGGGAGTGGGTCGGCCGCGTCATCGAGACGGTCGGCCTGTCCGGGCGGCTGTCGCACCGGCCGGCCCAGCTCTCCGGCGGCCAGCAGCAGCGGGTGGCGGTCGCGCGGGCGCTGGCCGCCCAGCCGGAGATCATCTTCGCGGACGAGCCGACCGGCAACCTCGACTCCCGCTCGGGCGCCGAAGTGCTGGGCTTCCTGCGGGAGTCGGTGCGGGCGATGCAGCAGACGGTGGTGATGGTCACTCATGACCCGGTCGCCGCGGGCTATGCGGACCGGGTGGTCTTCCTCGCCGACGGTCACATCGTCGAGGAGCTGCACGAGCCGACCGCGGACACCGTCCTGGACCGGATGCGGCTCTTCGAAGCCAAGGGACGTACGAGCTGA
- a CDS encoding maltokinase N-terminal cap-like domain-containing protein, with the protein MSDTASTRATRNTPDRRPLVAAPDLLSSLVPLLADWVPRQRWFAGKGRLITGFSLLSATELLPCTGDGTAPGLLQLLVRAQQSAPPSRTPSGGDCYQLLLGVHPAPSPQLAPAVIGRPGRGPLCGRTVYDALLDSRLCGLLLERLRVPGRLGALRFCREPDAEIPSGLPGRPIAVEQSNSSIVYGDSFILKVFRRIAPGINPDLELPRALADAKCARVPAPAAWFESAAPEEGGEPTTLGVLQPFLPGSADGWQLALNALAVRADFTGSARALGHATAEVHTALAQTLPTTELRRPQLEVIAAQMTERLAATARAVPVLQPYRAQLRTAFDALAAIGHDGRSWAAQRIHGDLHLGQTLRSADEGRWSLIDFEGEPARPLAERRRPQPAVRDVAAMLRSFDYAARSGPAGGDPWSLEWARRTRDAYCLGYAEAGGLDPRSAPELMRAYETDKAVYEVLYEARHRPDWLAVPMAAIRRLAAGGERVVGLDGAGPYRAAGPDGRG; encoded by the coding sequence ATGTCGGACACCGCCTCGACCCGTGCCACCCGAAACACCCCTGATCGCCGCCCGCTCGTCGCCGCTCCCGATCTGCTGTCCTCACTGGTCCCCCTGCTCGCCGACTGGGTGCCACGCCAGCGCTGGTTCGCCGGCAAGGGGCGGCTGATCACCGGCTTCAGCCTGCTCTCGGCGACCGAGCTGCTGCCGTGCACCGGCGACGGCACCGCACCGGGCCTGCTGCAACTGCTCGTCCGCGCCCAGCAGAGCGCACCGCCGAGCCGTACGCCCTCCGGCGGCGACTGCTACCAGCTGCTGCTGGGGGTGCACCCGGCGCCGTCCCCCCAGCTGGCGCCCGCCGTCATCGGGCGTCCCGGCCGCGGTCCGCTGTGCGGCCGTACGGTCTATGACGCGCTGCTCGACAGCCGGCTGTGCGGGCTGCTGCTGGAGCGGCTGCGGGTCCCGGGCCGGCTCGGCGCACTGCGCTTCTGCCGTGAGCCCGATGCCGAGATCCCCTCCGGGCTGCCGGGCCGGCCGATCGCCGTCGAGCAGTCCAACTCCTCGATCGTCTACGGCGATTCCTTCATCCTGAAGGTCTTCCGGCGGATCGCGCCGGGCATCAACCCGGACCTGGAGCTGCCGCGCGCGCTCGCGGACGCCAAATGCGCACGGGTGCCCGCCCCCGCGGCGTGGTTCGAGTCGGCGGCCCCCGAGGAGGGCGGCGAGCCGACGACGCTGGGGGTGCTGCAGCCCTTCCTGCCGGGGTCGGCGGACGGCTGGCAGCTGGCGCTCAACGCGCTGGCCGTACGCGCCGACTTCACCGGCTCGGCGCGGGCGCTCGGCCATGCCACCGCCGAGGTGCACACCGCGCTCGCCCAGACGCTGCCCACCACCGAGCTGCGCCGCCCCCAGCTGGAGGTGATCGCCGCCCAGATGACCGAGCGGCTGGCGGCCACCGCCCGCGCCGTGCCCGTGCTCCAGCCCTACCGCGCCCAGCTGCGCACCGCCTTCGACGCGCTGGCCGCGATCGGCCACGACGGCCGCAGCTGGGCCGCCCAGCGCATCCACGGCGATCTGCACCTGGGCCAGACACTGCGCTCCGCCGACGAGGGCCGCTGGTCGCTGATCGACTTCGAGGGCGAACCGGCCCGCCCGCTGGCCGAGCGGCGCCGGCCGCAGCCCGCGGTGCGCGATGTCGCGGCGATGCTGCGGTCCTTCGACTATGCCGCGCGCAGCGGTCCGGCGGGCGGTGACCCCTGGTCGCTGGAGTGGGCGCGGCGCACCCGGGACGCCTACTGCCTCGGCTACGCGGAGGCCGGCGGGCTCGATCCGCGCTCCGCGCCCGAACTGATGCGCGCCTACGAGACCGACAAGGCCGTCTACGAAGTGCTCTACGAGGCCCGGCACCGCCCCGACTGGCTGGCCGTCCCGATGGCCGCCATCCGGCGCCTGGCGGCGGGCGGGGAGCGGGTCGTGGGGCTGGACGGGGCCGGGCCGTACCGGGCCGCCGGGCCCGACGGCCGGGGGTGA
- a CDS encoding response regulator → MIPSDIRVLVVEDDPVAADAHALYVGRVPGFTVSGTVHSGAGARRHLEQHAVDLLLLDLYLPDGHGLQLVRTLRAAGHTADIIAVTSARDLAMVREGVSLGVVQYVLKPFTFATLRDRLTRYAEFRAATGEASGQDEVDRAIAALRAPRPAALPKGLTAATLHAVTTVLRDSGSGLTATEAAADVGISRITARRYLEHLVESGRAARAPQYGQVGRPELRYRWSGH, encoded by the coding sequence GTGATTCCCTCCGATATCCGGGTCCTCGTCGTCGAGGACGATCCGGTCGCGGCCGATGCGCATGCCCTGTACGTCGGGCGGGTGCCGGGCTTCACCGTCTCCGGCACCGTGCATTCCGGTGCCGGCGCCCGCCGCCACCTCGAACAGCACGCCGTCGATCTGCTGCTGCTCGACCTCTACCTGCCCGACGGCCACGGGCTCCAGTTGGTGCGTACGCTGCGCGCGGCCGGGCACACCGCCGACATCATCGCGGTCACCTCCGCCCGGGATCTGGCGATGGTGCGCGAGGGGGTCTCGCTCGGTGTGGTGCAGTACGTCCTCAAGCCGTTCACCTTCGCCACGCTGCGCGACCGGCTCACCCGCTACGCGGAGTTCCGGGCCGCGACCGGCGAGGCCAGCGGGCAGGACGAGGTGGACCGGGCGATCGCCGCGCTGCGCGCACCGCGTCCGGCCGCGCTGCCCAAGGGGCTGACCGCGGCCACCCTGCACGCCGTGACCACGGTGCTGCGGGACTCCGGGAGCGGGCTGACGGCCACCGAGGCGGCCGCCGATGTGGGCATCTCGCGGATCACCGCCCGCCGTTACCTCGAACATCTCGTGGAGAGCGGCCGGGCCGCCCGCGCCCCCCAGTACGGCCAGGTCGGCCGCCCGGAACTGCGCTATCGCTGGTCGGGCCACTGA
- the glgB gene encoding 1,4-alpha-glucan branching enzyme: MSDEDRGRLLDGAHHDPHGLLGAHPVRGGLLLRVLRPYAKGVTVLAKGLRAELPAEGDGLFAGVLPLRTVPDYELLVDYGDDTVTVRDPYRFLPALGELDLHLFGEGRHEQLWQALGARIMEHQGVTGTRFTVWAPNAQGVRVVGNFNYWDGTGFPMRSLGSSGVWELFLPGLGEGELYKFEITRPDGSRTLRADPMARRTECPPATASVVETSHYRWTDADWMARRGARPVHEAPFSVYEVHLPSWRPGLTYRQLAAQLPAYVKDLGFTHVEFMPVAEHPFGGSWGYQVTGFYAPTARMGTPDDFRFLIDALHRAGIGVLMDWVPAHFPRDDWALAEFDGRPLYEPQDPARAAHPDWGTLEFDYGRTEVRNFLVANAVYWCEEFHIDGLRVDAVASMLYLDYSREDGGWTPNAHGGRENLDAVAFLQEMNATVYRRCPGVVTIAEESTAWDGVTRATHHPGPGGFGGLGFGLKWNMGWMHDSLGYVSKDPVHRKYHHGEMTFSMIYAYSENYVLPISHDEVVHGKRALVSKMPGDWWQQRAGHRAYLGFMWAHPGKQLLFMGQEFAQGAEWAESHGPDWWLLDSSYEAEPDHRGVRDLVRELNRHYAATPALWERDTDPAGFSWIDGDASEDNVFPFLRFAADGTPLISVTNFSPVVRRAYRLGVPGHLPSWREVLNTDDPRYGGSGVANPGLLTAEPTPWNGRATSLAPVLPPLATIWLRPS; the protein is encoded by the coding sequence CTGTCCGACGAGGACCGCGGGCGGCTGCTGGACGGTGCCCATCACGATCCGCACGGGCTGCTCGGCGCCCATCCCGTGCGCGGCGGGCTGCTGCTGCGGGTCCTGCGGCCGTATGCGAAGGGCGTGACCGTCCTGGCGAAGGGGCTGCGTGCCGAGCTGCCCGCCGAGGGGGACGGGCTGTTCGCCGGGGTGCTGCCGCTGCGCACCGTCCCGGACTACGAGCTGCTGGTCGACTACGGCGACGACACCGTGACCGTACGGGACCCCTACCGCTTTCTGCCCGCGCTCGGCGAGCTGGATCTGCATCTGTTCGGTGAGGGCCGCCACGAGCAGCTGTGGCAGGCGCTCGGTGCGCGGATCATGGAGCACCAGGGCGTGACCGGCACCCGCTTCACGGTCTGGGCACCCAATGCCCAGGGCGTCCGGGTCGTCGGCAACTTCAACTACTGGGACGGCACCGGCTTCCCGATGCGCTCGCTGGGCTCGTCCGGTGTCTGGGAGCTCTTCCTCCCGGGGCTCGGCGAGGGCGAGCTGTACAAGTTCGAGATCACCCGGCCGGACGGCTCCCGGACCCTGCGTGCCGACCCGATGGCCCGGCGGACCGAGTGCCCGCCCGCCACCGCCTCGGTCGTGGAGACCTCGCACTACCGCTGGACCGACGCCGACTGGATGGCCCGGCGCGGCGCGCGCCCCGTGCACGAGGCCCCGTTCTCCGTCTACGAGGTGCATCTCCCCTCCTGGCGCCCCGGCCTCACCTACCGCCAGCTGGCCGCGCAGCTGCCCGCCTACGTCAAGGACCTGGGCTTCACCCACGTCGAATTCATGCCGGTCGCCGAGCATCCCTTCGGCGGCTCCTGGGGCTATCAGGTGACCGGGTTCTACGCGCCCACCGCACGGATGGGCACCCCGGACGACTTCCGGTTCCTGATCGACGCGCTGCACCGGGCCGGCATCGGGGTGCTGATGGACTGGGTGCCGGCGCATTTCCCGCGCGACGACTGGGCGCTGGCGGAGTTCGACGGCCGCCCGCTCTACGAGCCGCAGGACCCGGCACGGGCCGCGCACCCGGACTGGGGCACCCTGGAGTTCGACTACGGCCGCACCGAGGTCCGTAACTTCCTGGTCGCCAACGCCGTCTACTGGTGCGAGGAGTTCCATATCGACGGTCTCCGGGTGGACGCCGTCGCCTCGATGCTGTATCTCGACTACTCCCGCGAGGACGGCGGCTGGACGCCGAACGCGCACGGCGGCCGGGAGAACCTCGACGCGGTGGCCTTCCTCCAGGAGATGAATGCGACGGTCTACCGCCGCTGCCCCGGTGTCGTCACCATCGCCGAGGAGTCCACGGCCTGGGACGGCGTCACCCGCGCCACCCATCACCCCGGGCCCGGCGGCTTCGGCGGGCTGGGCTTCGGGCTGAAGTGGAACATGGGCTGGATGCACGACTCCCTCGGCTATGTCTCCAAGGATCCGGTGCACCGGAAGTACCACCACGGCGAGATGACCTTCTCCATGATCTACGCCTACTCCGAGAACTATGTGCTGCCGATCTCCCATGACGAGGTGGTGCACGGCAAGCGCGCACTGGTGTCGAAGATGCCCGGTGACTGGTGGCAGCAGCGCGCCGGCCACCGGGCCTACCTCGGCTTCATGTGGGCCCACCCCGGCAAGCAACTCCTCTTCATGGGGCAGGAGTTCGCGCAGGGCGCGGAGTGGGCGGAGAGCCATGGGCCGGACTGGTGGCTGCTCGACTCCTCGTACGAGGCGGAGCCGGACCACCGGGGCGTACGCGATCTCGTGCGCGAGCTGAACCGGCATTACGCCGCCACGCCCGCGCTGTGGGAACGCGACACCGACCCGGCCGGTTTCTCCTGGATCGACGGCGACGCGAGCGAGGACAATGTCTTCCCCTTCCTGCGCTTCGCCGCCGACGGCACCCCGCTGATCTCGGTCACCAACTTCTCCCCCGTCGTCCGCCGCGCCTACCGGCTCGGTGTCCCCGGCCATCTCCCCTCCTGGCGCGAGGTCCTCAACACCGACGACCCGCGCTACGGCGGCTCCGGCGTCGCCAACCCCGGCCTCCTCACGGCCGAACCGACCCCCTGGAACGGCCGCGCCACCTCCCTCGCACCGGTGCTGCCCCCACTGGCCACCATCTGGCTACGGCCCTCCTGA
- a CDS encoding cation:dicarboxylate symporter family transporter, which produces MAAQSPPPGGTTGKTAPVKRDRTHYLYLAVIGAVLLGIVVGFAAPGVAVQLKPLGTGFVNLIKMMIAPVIFCTIVLGVGSVRKAAKVGTVGGLALGYFMVMSTVALAIGLVVGNLLDPGSGLHLTETVKHAGHAQTEGGGESLSEFLLGMIPTTLVSAFTQEQVLQTLLVALLVGFGLQSLGTAGEPVLRGVGHLQKLVFRVLAMIMWVAPVGAFGAIAAVVGETGLDALKSLAVIMVGFYVTCLLFVIVVLGTLLRLVAGVNIFQLLKYLGREFLLILSTSSSESALPRLIAKMEHLGVSRPVVGITVPTGYSFNLDGTAIYLTMSSLFVAEAMGKPLPLGQQISLLVFMVIASKGAAGVTGAGLATLAGGLQSHRPELVDGVGLIVGIDRFMSEARALTNFAGNAVATVLIGTWTKEIDKGRVAEVLAGQVPFDERTLAADGHGEPVAGEAAGEVVAPRDGGAEKESAKV; this is translated from the coding sequence GTGGCTGCACAGAGCCCACCGCCTGGGGGCACCACCGGGAAGACCGCGCCGGTGAAGCGGGACCGGACCCATTACCTCTACCTCGCCGTGATCGGCGCGGTACTGCTCGGCATCGTCGTGGGCTTCGCCGCGCCCGGTGTCGCGGTCCAGCTCAAGCCGCTCGGCACCGGGTTCGTGAACCTGATCAAGATGATGATCGCGCCGGTCATCTTCTGCACCATCGTGCTGGGCGTCGGCTCGGTGCGGAAGGCCGCCAAGGTCGGCACGGTCGGCGGGCTGGCCCTCGGCTACTTCATGGTGATGTCCACCGTCGCGCTGGCCATCGGCCTGGTCGTCGGCAATCTGCTGGACCCCGGGTCGGGCCTCCATCTGACCGAGACCGTCAAGCACGCCGGGCACGCCCAGACCGAGGGCGGCGGGGAGTCGCTGTCCGAATTCCTGCTGGGCATGATCCCCACCACGCTGGTCTCCGCCTTCACCCAGGAGCAGGTGCTCCAGACGCTGCTGGTGGCGCTGCTGGTCGGCTTCGGCCTCCAGTCGCTGGGCACGGCGGGCGAGCCGGTGCTGCGTGGTGTGGGGCACCTCCAGAAGCTGGTCTTCCGGGTGCTGGCCATGATCATGTGGGTGGCGCCGGTGGGTGCCTTCGGTGCCATCGCGGCGGTGGTCGGGGAGACCGGCCTGGACGCGCTGAAGTCGCTGGCCGTCATCATGGTCGGCTTCTACGTCACCTGTCTGCTGTTCGTGATCGTGGTGCTCGGCACGCTGCTCCGGCTGGTCGCCGGGGTCAACATCTTCCAGCTGCTGAAGTACCTCGGCCGGGAGTTCCTGCTGATCCTGTCCACCTCCTCCTCGGAGTCGGCGCTGCCCCGGCTGATCGCGAAGATGGAGCACCTGGGCGTCAGCAGGCCGGTGGTCGGCATCACCGTCCCCACCGGCTACAGCTTCAACCTCGACGGCACCGCCATCTACCTGACGATGTCCTCGCTGTTCGTCGCCGAGGCGATGGGCAAGCCGCTGCCGCTCGGCCAGCAGATCTCCCTGCTGGTGTTCATGGTCATCGCGTCGAAGGGGGCGGCCGGGGTCACCGGCGCGGGCCTGGCGACGCTGGCCGGCGGTCTGCAGTCGCACCGCCCCGAACTCGTCGACGGCGTCGGCCTGATCGTCGGTATCGACCGCTTCATGAGCGAGGCGCGCGCCCTGACCAACTTCGCCGGGAACGCGGTGGCCACCGTGCTGATCGGCACCTGGACCAAGGAGATCGACAAGGGCCGGGTGGCCGAGGTGCTCGCCGGTCAGGTGCCGTTCGACGAGCGCACGCTGGCCGCCGACGGGCACGGCGAGCCGGTCGCCGGGGAGGCCGCCGGGGAGGTCGTCGCACCGCGGGACGGCGGCGCGGAGAAGGAGTCCGCCAAGGTCTGA
- a CDS encoding sensor histidine kinase, translated as MRLPRPRPPRRLRGPRSLAGQLFAMQVVLVAVVVMGCAVFAYVSAGRQAEETARRQATAAATAVADSPAVVAAARTKDPTAALQPYSERLRRDAGVDFVVIMSPRGIRWTHPEPSAIGKKYFGHIGPALRGEIFPETHLGVLGPSVRVVAPVHDPGRGNRITALVSSGITIKTISAQLRDQVLALVGVAAAALALGGLGTYVINARLRRHTHGMNAGELSRMHDYHQAALHAVREGLLMLDGRRRVALINDGGRELLGLSDDAVGRQVTELGLPEPLTEALLAPGPRVDELQLTSERVLVVNSAPVSGGERRGSVVTLRDHTELQALSGELDSVRGVTEALRSQAHEAANRLHAVVSLIELGRAEQAVEFATAELELAQALTDQVVGAVAEPVLAALLLGKAAQANERGVELTLTPDSRIDDGLLPRGLPARDLVTVLGNLVDNAIDAAAPTPERGAIEPRVRVTARAAGGELLLRVADTGPGVAADAAEEIFRRGWTTKPGTTAPARGRGLGLALVQQAVRRNGGTVTLDRAPEGGARFTVRLPLLRAGAAR; from the coding sequence ATGCGACTCCCCCGACCCCGGCCTCCCCGACGGCTGCGCGGCCCCCGCAGCCTGGCCGGACAGCTCTTCGCGATGCAGGTCGTGCTGGTGGCGGTGGTCGTCATGGGCTGCGCGGTGTTCGCATATGTGAGCGCCGGCCGGCAGGCGGAGGAGACCGCGCGGCGGCAGGCGACCGCGGCGGCCACCGCCGTCGCCGACTCCCCGGCGGTCGTGGCGGCGGCCCGCACCAAGGACCCGACGGCCGCGCTCCAGCCGTACAGCGAACGGCTGCGGCGCGACGCGGGGGTCGACTTCGTGGTGATCATGTCCCCCCGGGGCATCCGCTGGACGCACCCCGAGCCGTCCGCGATCGGCAAGAAGTACTTCGGGCACATCGGCCCGGCGCTGCGCGGCGAGATCTTCCCCGAGACGCATCTGGGGGTGCTCGGACCGTCCGTACGGGTCGTCGCGCCGGTGCACGACCCCGGGCGCGGCAACCGGATCACGGCACTGGTCAGCTCCGGGATCACCATCAAGACGATCAGTGCGCAGCTGCGTGACCAGGTGCTGGCGCTGGTGGGCGTGGCCGCCGCCGCGCTGGCGCTCGGCGGTCTGGGCACGTATGTGATCAACGCCCGGCTGCGGCGGCACACCCACGGGATGAACGCCGGGGAACTCAGCCGGATGCACGACTACCACCAGGCCGCGCTGCACGCCGTACGCGAGGGGCTGCTGATGCTCGACGGGCGGCGCAGGGTCGCCCTGATCAACGACGGCGGGCGGGAGCTGCTGGGGCTGTCCGACGACGCGGTGGGCCGCCAGGTCACGGAGCTGGGACTGCCGGAGCCGCTGACCGAGGCGCTGCTGGCGCCCGGCCCGCGGGTCGACGAACTCCAGCTGACCAGCGAGCGGGTGCTGGTCGTCAACTCCGCGCCGGTCTCCGGCGGGGAGCGGCGCGGCAGTGTGGTGACCCTGCGCGATCACACCGAACTCCAGGCGCTCTCCGGGGAGTTGGACTCGGTACGCGGTGTCACCGAGGCGCTGCGCTCGCAGGCGCACGAGGCCGCCAACCGGCTGCACGCCGTGGTCTCGCTGATCGAACTGGGGCGCGCCGAGCAGGCCGTGGAGTTCGCCACCGCGGAGCTGGAGCTGGCGCAGGCGCTGACCGACCAGGTCGTCGGCGCGGTCGCCGAGCCGGTGCTGGCGGCGCTGCTGCTCGGCAAGGCGGCGCAGGCCAACGAGCGCGGTGTCGAACTGACGCTGACGCCCGACAGCCGGATCGATGACGGGCTGCTGCCGCGCGGTCTGCCGGCCCGCGATCTGGTCACCGTGCTGGGCAATCTCGTGGACAACGCCATCGACGCCGCCGCGCCGACCCCGGAGCGCGGCGCCATCGAGCCGCGGGTGCGGGTCACCGCACGGGCGGCCGGGGGCGAGCTGCTGCTGCGGGTGGCGGACACCGGGCCCGGGGTGGCCGCGGACGCCGCGGAGGAGATCTTCCGCCGGGGCTGGACCACCAAGCCGGGCACCACCGCGCCCGCCCGGGGCCGCGGGCTGGGCCTGGCCCTGGTCCAGCAGGCGGTACGCCGCAACGGCGGCACCGTCACCCTGGACCGGGCACCGGAGGGCGGCGCGCGGTTCACCGTACGGCTGCCGCTGCTGCGGGCGGGGGCGGCGAGATGA